In Candidatus Cohnella colombiensis, one DNA window encodes the following:
- the spoIIID gene encoding sporulation transcriptional regulator SpoIIID, whose amino-acid sequence MHDYIKERTIKIGRCIVETRHTVRTIAKEFGVSKSTVHKDLTERLPEINPDLADQVKHILEYHKSIRHLRGGEATKIKYKKTTIKKREVMTAGKG is encoded by the coding sequence GTGCACGATTACATTAAAGAACGCACGATTAAGATCGGCCGATGCATTGTGGAGACTCGACATACAGTGCGTACCATTGCCAAGGAATTTGGCGTCTCCAAAAGCACGGTGCATAAAGACCTGACTGAGCGCTTGCCGGAAATTAATCCGGATCTAGCAGACCAGGTAAAGCACATACTTGAGTATCATAAGTCGATTCGGCATTTGAGAGGAGGAGAAGCGACGAAAATTAAGTACAAGAAGACCACAATCAAAAAACGCGAGGTAATGACAGCGGGGAAAGGATAA
- a CDS encoding HD domain-containing protein — MRLVGIKDLESGDVLAKAVFGRNGIVMLEAGTVLTEQYINRLQNLRVSAVHIQSKAEAFISEPNAAPRIITSAYHSPWISPNISELKNNDKARQQAVERVSNFVEQGFVQDRISLPVPEELFRKRFRDILLQIASERVFSDELGVMLQTDTYLFEHALNVVLCANILGTAQGYDETQLYEVSLGSLFCDIGMTRLPTDLIKLNRELTEAERNIMRQHTNEGYRVLKGIKEVPLLSAQVALMHHERYRGEGYPMSVNHASIPEYAQIAGLADVYNALISPRHYRQSYSVEEATEYLFAAGNYEFNVNLVKIFLKHLTLYPVSTVVRLSNGEIGAVVETMGRPSNRPVVQIFCDINGVALQSPYIVDLMDLKGVYIVGKA; from the coding sequence GTGAGACTTGTAGGGATCAAAGATCTTGAAAGTGGCGACGTACTCGCTAAAGCTGTTTTTGGGCGAAATGGCATTGTTATGCTCGAAGCTGGTACGGTTTTGACTGAGCAATATATCAATCGGTTGCAAAATCTTAGAGTATCTGCAGTACATATACAATCCAAAGCTGAAGCTTTCATCTCAGAGCCGAATGCTGCTCCCCGGATAATAACGAGCGCATATCATTCACCATGGATTTCTCCTAACATCTCAGAACTTAAAAATAATGATAAAGCAAGGCAGCAGGCGGTTGAACGTGTTTCGAATTTCGTGGAGCAAGGATTTGTTCAGGATCGGATCTCATTACCAGTTCCTGAAGAGTTGTTCCGAAAGAGATTTCGTGACATCCTACTTCAAATTGCATCTGAGAGAGTTTTTTCAGATGAGCTCGGTGTAATGTTGCAAACAGATACTTATCTGTTTGAACATGCACTGAATGTCGTATTATGCGCGAACATTTTGGGAACCGCACAAGGTTATGACGAGACACAGCTTTATGAGGTTTCGTTAGGGTCGCTATTTTGCGATATTGGAATGACACGATTGCCAACGGACTTAATAAAGCTGAATCGAGAGTTGACAGAAGCTGAGCGGAATATTATGCGTCAGCATACGAATGAAGGCTATCGTGTGTTGAAGGGAATAAAGGAAGTCCCTCTACTCTCTGCGCAAGTGGCGCTAATGCATCATGAACGCTATCGTGGAGAAGGTTACCCGATGAGCGTGAATCATGCCTCGATTCCTGAATATGCGCAGATCGCTGGACTTGCGGATGTGTATAATGCATTAATTTCTCCGCGGCATTACCGCCAATCGTATTCTGTTGAAGAGGCGACCGAGTATCTTTTTGCAGCAGGAAATTATGAATTCAACGTAAACTTGGTTAAAATTTTTCTAAAACATTTAACCTTGTATCCAGTTTCTACGGTTGTGCGACTGAGCAATGGAGAAATTGGGGCCGTGGTTGAAACGATGGGTCGTCCGAGTAACCGTCCAGTTGTACAAATTTTTTGTGATATTAATGGGGTTGCGCTGCAGTCGCCTTACATCGTAGATTTGATGGATCTTAAAGGCGTTTATATCGTCGGGAAAGCCTAG
- a CDS encoding M23 family metallopeptidase: MNDNNNKTPRKLEESSKSVVGSSRPVRSSGWRKLLTKRWVFPAAYMAAAAIIVTILWVNSGTEKDKTQQAVPETTEVGSDQAVNGQVDSEDVPVIAGAETLQWPVSSFAEMTTTIPFYDSSASLEDRAAAVVEYDNTYKPHMAVDLARKDAKDFDVLAALSGEVTVAEQTPTNNFEVQIKHSNGLVTVYQSLTNLAVHVGDKVVQGDRIGSAGQSELESAEGVHVHFEVRNNGKAVNPSTLLKAE; this comes from the coding sequence ATGAATGACAATAACAACAAAACGCCACGCAAGCTCGAAGAGTCTTCCAAGTCAGTAGTAGGTTCGTCAAGACCGGTCCGGTCATCGGGATGGAGAAAGCTGCTCACTAAGCGCTGGGTATTCCCTGCTGCTTACATGGCTGCCGCAGCAATCATCGTTACGATTCTCTGGGTAAATTCGGGAACGGAAAAGGACAAAACACAACAAGCAGTTCCTGAAACAACAGAAGTCGGTAGCGACCAAGCTGTGAACGGACAAGTGGATTCAGAGGATGTTCCTGTTATTGCAGGTGCAGAGACGCTTCAATGGCCAGTTAGTAGCTTTGCAGAGATGACGACGACAATCCCTTTCTATGATTCGTCGGCATCACTAGAAGATCGCGCAGCAGCAGTGGTAGAGTACGATAATACGTACAAGCCACATATGGCGGTCGATCTCGCTCGTAAAGATGCTAAGGACTTTGATGTACTAGCTGCATTGAGTGGTGAGGTAACTGTAGCGGAGCAGACTCCGACAAACAATTTCGAGGTGCAAATTAAGCATTCGAATGGTCTTGTAACAGTCTACCAAAGCTTGACGAATCTTGCAGTTCATGTGGGAGACAAAGTTGTGCAGGGTGACCGAATCGGATCTGCTGGACAAAGTGAACTTGAGTCTGCTGAAGGTGTACACGTTCACTTTGAAGTTCGGAACAACGGAAAAGCCGTGAACCCGAGCACACTGTTGAAGGCGGAATAA